One window from the genome of Thiomonas sp. X19 encodes:
- the mobQ gene encoding MobQ family relaxase, with protein MRAVYDAENKPRYSPVAIYHLSVKTISRSAGRSATAAAAYRAGVDITDARTGELHDYRRKGGVESTELVLPAGAPAWAADRAALWNAAEQAETRKNSTVAREFEIALPDALSPSERVRLARDFARELVERHECAADVCIHAPGKEGDHRNHHAHILLTTRRLGPDGFTEKTRELDDKATGSKLVTEWRERFAQLQNARLHENGIEARVDHRSLAAQGTEREATRHLGPAASGYERRTGEPSAKRLHFEQDAAERLARAAQAGALERQSRQIDRTILDLSGDLAAALAERERQRQVEQAQQIEAGKQQAREAFQRFQAEQAKQQADAQAAQALTRQKQEADAQREAEERQRAELAEACGVSLDEMTPEMAEWLTAQMERDKAALAGIKDKGESREIAREFVRDLKRDRDHGMGR; from the coding sequence TTGCGCGCGGTCTACGACGCTGAAAATAAACCCCGATATTCGCCCGTGGCGATCTACCACCTGTCCGTCAAGACGATCAGCCGGTCGGCCGGTCGCAGTGCGACCGCCGCAGCGGCCTATCGTGCCGGGGTGGACATCACCGACGCGCGCACCGGCGAGCTTCATGACTACCGCCGCAAGGGCGGTGTCGAATCCACCGAGCTGGTCTTGCCTGCCGGTGCGCCCGCGTGGGCCGCCGACCGGGCGGCACTCTGGAACGCCGCCGAGCAGGCCGAGACCCGCAAGAACTCGACAGTGGCCCGCGAGTTCGAGATCGCCTTACCCGATGCGCTTTCGCCGTCCGAGCGGGTGCGGCTGGCCCGCGACTTCGCCCGCGAGCTGGTGGAGCGCCATGAGTGCGCGGCAGACGTGTGCATCCATGCTCCCGGCAAGGAAGGCGACCACCGCAACCACCACGCCCACATCCTGCTGACGACCCGCCGCCTTGGGCCGGATGGTTTCACCGAGAAAACCCGCGAACTGGACGACAAGGCGACCGGCTCCAAGCTCGTGACCGAGTGGCGCGAGCGGTTCGCCCAGTTGCAGAACGCGCGCCTGCACGAGAACGGCATCGAAGCTAGAGTCGATCACCGCAGCCTTGCAGCGCAGGGCACCGAGCGCGAGGCGACCCGGCACCTTGGGCCAGCGGCCAGCGGCTACGAGCGCCGCACCGGCGAGCCGAGCGCCAAGCGTCTGCACTTCGAGCAAGACGCCGCCGAGCGGCTGGCCCGCGCCGCGCAAGCGGGCGCGCTGGAGCGACAGAGCCGCCAGATCGACCGCACCATCCTCGACCTGTCCGGCGACCTGGCCGCCGCCTTGGCCGAGCGGGAGCGGCAACGGCAGGTCGAGCAAGCCCAGCAGATCGAAGCGGGCAAACAGCAGGCCCGCGAAGCCTTCCAGCGCTTTCAGGCCGAGCAGGCGAAACAGCAGGCCGACGCGCAGGCCGCTCAGGCACTGACCCGGCAGAAGCAGGAGGCCGATGCCCAGCGCGAAGCCGAGGAGCGGCAGCGGGCCGAGCTGGCGGAGGCGTGTGGCGTGAGCCTTGACGAGATGACCCCGGAGATGGCCGAGTGGCTGACCGCACAGATGGAGCGCGACAAAGCCGCGCTGGCCGGGATCAAGGACAAAGGCGAGAGCCGGGAGATCGCCCGTGAGTTTGTTCGGGACTTGAAGCGCGACAGAGACCACGGGATGGGCCGCTAG
- a CDS encoding type II toxin-antitoxin system Phd/YefM family antitoxin — MTITTLSSREFNQGASEAKRAANNGPVFITDRGRPAHVLMSIAQYRRMTGGHKKIADLLAMPGIAEMELEIPRSRALARPADLS; from the coding sequence ATGACCATCACCACCCTATCCAGCCGCGAGTTCAACCAAGGGGCGAGCGAAGCAAAACGGGCCGCAAACAATGGGCCTGTGTTCATCACAGACCGGGGCCGTCCGGCGCACGTGCTCATGAGCATCGCGCAGTATCGGCGCATGACCGGAGGCCACAAGAAGATTGCTGATTTGCTGGCCATGCCGGGCATCGCTGAGATGGAGTTGGAGATTCCGCGCTCGCGTGCGCTTGCACGTCCTGCGGACTTGTCCTGA
- a CDS encoding type II toxin-antitoxin system VapC family toxin, giving the protein MMFVLDTNVVSELRKIRLGRVDENVAQWADSVDAADLYLSAITVQELEIGVLLAERRDPSQGAIFRTWFEGHVLPAFAGRILSVDTAVAQRSAAFHVPDPRPFRDSLIAATALVHGMTIVTRNVADFQSAGVSILNPWEAQR; this is encoded by the coding sequence CTGATGTTTGTTCTCGACACCAACGTCGTTTCTGAGTTGCGCAAAATTCGCCTGGGCCGAGTCGATGAAAATGTGGCGCAGTGGGCCGATAGCGTGGATGCGGCAGACCTGTATTTGTCGGCCATCACTGTGCAGGAGCTGGAAATTGGCGTGTTGCTGGCTGAGCGCCGCGACCCGTCCCAAGGCGCTATTTTTCGGACTTGGTTCGAGGGCCATGTTTTGCCCGCTTTCGCCGGACGCATCCTGTCCGTTGATACCGCTGTTGCGCAGCGTAGTGCCGCGTTTCATGTGCCAGACCCGCGCCCGTTCAGGGATAGCCTGATCGCAGCAACCGCACTAGTTCATGGGATGACCATCGTCACGCGGAACGTGGCGGATTTCCAATCTGCCGGGGTGTCGATTCTCAACCCTTGGGAGGCACAGCGTTGA
- a CDS encoding type II toxin-antitoxin system PemK/MazF family toxin, translating to MMARRVARAGDVYWIDPNPVAGREMQGRHRFVVITPKEINALGLAMTVPVTSGGQFARNTGLAVPIQGHDTQGVAVCNQVRTFDLDAREKAGTARHVETLDAATTAEIIARVVSILDPEN from the coding sequence ATGATGGCGCGCCGCGTGGCGCGCGCTGGGGATGTGTATTGGATCGACCCCAATCCGGTGGCAGGCCGGGAAATGCAGGGGCGTCATCGCTTCGTGGTGATCACACCCAAGGAGATCAACGCCTTGGGGCTGGCCATGACGGTCCCCGTAACAAGCGGTGGCCAGTTCGCCCGCAACACCGGCCTGGCGGTGCCCATTCAGGGGCACGATACGCAAGGCGTTGCGGTGTGCAACCAGGTGCGCACCTTTGACCTGGATGCCCGCGAGAAGGCGGGTACAGCGCGCCATGTGGAAACGCTGGACGCAGCCACAACAGCCGAGATCATCGCCCGGGTGGTCAGCATCCTCGATCCTGAGAACTGA
- a CDS encoding AbrB/MazE/SpoVT family DNA-binding domain-containing protein, whose amino-acid sequence MTTTTVHIRRQGGAAIVTIPAHLLRSLHADVGTPLDLQVDNGVLTARPVVAQPRKRYSLKELLRGATPEAMAALQAETAWAHEGGPVGREIA is encoded by the coding sequence ATGACCACGACCACCGTTCACATCCGCCGCCAGGGCGGCGCTGCCATTGTGACCATCCCAGCCCATCTCCTGCGCAGTCTGCACGCGGACGTCGGCACGCCCTTGGATCTGCAGGTCGACAATGGCGTGCTCACGGCACGGCCCGTCGTAGCACAACCCCGCAAGCGCTACAGCCTCAAGGAACTCCTGCGAGGGGCAACGCCCGAGGCGATGGCCGCACTGCAGGCTGAGACGGCATGGGCGCATGAGGGTGGGCCAGTCGGGCGGGAGATTGCATGA